A stretch of the Oceanicola sp. D3 genome encodes the following:
- a CDS encoding L-glutamate gamma-semialdehyde dehydrogenase: MSILSFTPATGAALRQIDDLKHQPEPDLVARLVDAAALDGAARAQISASGADLVRRIRSDARPGLMEVFLAEYGLSTDEGVALMCLAEALLRVPDSETIDDLIEDKIAPSDWGRHIGKSASPLVNASTWGLFLTGKVLDERPGIATRLRGAVKRLGEPVIRAAVGRAMREMGRQFVLGESIGAAMKRASGMEAKGYTYSYDMLGEAAMTRADAEGYAKAYADAIAAIATNCKGAMAENPGISVKLSALHPRYEVAKQAQVMEELVPVVTRLARQAAEAGMGFAIDAEEADRLVLSLKVIEAVLADEALAGWDGFGVVVQAYGRRAGAVLDWLHGLAEQLGRRITVRLVKGAYWDSEIKHAQVEGLEDFPVFTAKPATDISYIACARKLLAMTDRIYPQFATHNAHTVAAVLHMAEGLPRSAFEFQRLHGMGERLHDLVLADNGTHCRIYAPVGTHKDLLAYLVRRLLENGANSSFVNQIVDESVPPEMVAACPFEAWDGTRASIPTGPEVFPGRKNSRGFDLSDVGTLEQVGAAIAGAKPVGPVADASAEKVEAALGTARAWDAPVAERAEVLRRAADLYERDYGALFAVLIEEAGKTLPDAVGELREAVDFLRYYAGEAVEAEARGVFACISPWNFPLAIFTGQVAAALASGNGVLAKPAEQTPRIAAAAVDLLHEAGVPAEVLQLVPGDGAVVGAAITSDARVSGVAFTGSTATAKAIARAMAKGMAPGTPLIAETGGLNAMIVDSTALPQQAVRDVVASAFQSAGQRCSALRCLYVQEDVADSFIEMLTGAMDALAVGDPGMLHTDVGPVIDAEAAGEIRAYVEAAKAEGRLVKQLEAPDGNFVGPALIEVGGIADLGGREVFGPVLHVARFKAGQIRKVVQDINAQGYGLTFGLHTRIDTRVQVVSDAVEAGNVYVNRNQIGAIVGSQPFGGEGLSGTGPKAGGPHYLPRFRKGGAVERPAEMIEMPGPTGEANRLRMVPRGGVVCCGPDTRAQVGAVEALGGRAVVATVAEALARDALSALLFWGEEAEAREIAVKLAERDGPVVALVRGMPDVGHVMHERHLCVDTTAAGGNAALLAAVSE, from the coding sequence ATGAGCATCCTATCCTTCACCCCCGCCACAGGTGCCGCGCTGCGGCAGATTGATGACCTCAAGCACCAGCCGGAACCGGATCTGGTGGCCCGGCTTGTGGATGCGGCGGCGCTGGATGGCGCGGCGCGGGCGCAGATTTCGGCCAGCGGTGCCGATCTGGTGCGGCGCATCCGCAGCGATGCCCGGCCCGGGTTGATGGAGGTGTTCCTCGCTGAATACGGCCTGTCGACCGATGAGGGCGTGGCGCTGATGTGCCTTGCCGAGGCGCTGCTGCGGGTGCCGGATTCGGAAACCATCGACGATCTGATCGAAGACAAGATTGCCCCCTCTGACTGGGGCCGCCACATCGGCAAGAGCGCTTCGCCGCTGGTCAATGCGTCCACATGGGGCCTGTTTCTTACCGGCAAGGTGCTGGATGAGCGCCCCGGTATCGCCACCCGGCTGCGCGGGGCGGTGAAGCGGCTGGGCGAGCCGGTGATCCGCGCCGCGGTGGGCCGCGCGATGCGCGAGATGGGCCGCCAGTTTGTGCTGGGCGAGAGCATTGGCGCGGCGATGAAGCGGGCCAGTGGGATGGAGGCGAAGGGCTACACCTACAGCTACGACATGCTGGGCGAGGCGGCGATGACCCGGGCCGATGCCGAGGGCTATGCCAAGGCCTACGCTGACGCGATTGCGGCGATTGCCACGAACTGCAAAGGCGCGATGGCCGAGAACCCGGGCATTTCGGTGAAGCTCTCGGCGCTGCATCCGCGCTACGAGGTGGCAAAGCAGGCGCAGGTGATGGAGGAATTGGTGCCGGTTGTCACCCGGCTGGCGCGGCAAGCGGCAGAGGCGGGCATGGGCTTTGCCATCGACGCCGAAGAGGCCGACCGGCTGGTGCTTTCGCTCAAGGTGATCGAGGCGGTGCTGGCCGATGAGGCGCTGGCGGGCTGGGATGGCTTTGGCGTGGTGGTGCAGGCCTATGGCCGCCGTGCGGGGGCGGTGCTGGACTGGCTTCATGGGCTCGCGGAGCAGCTTGGCCGTCGGATCACCGTGCGGCTGGTGAAGGGTGCTTATTGGGACAGCGAGATCAAGCATGCGCAGGTGGAGGGGCTGGAAGACTTTCCGGTGTTCACCGCCAAACCGGCGACCGACATCAGCTACATTGCCTGCGCCCGCAAGCTGCTCGCGATGACGGACCGGATCTATCCGCAGTTTGCGACCCACAACGCCCATACGGTGGCCGCCGTGCTGCACATGGCCGAGGGTCTCCCGCGCAGCGCTTTCGAGTTTCAGCGGCTGCACGGGATGGGCGAGCGGCTGCATGACCTCGTGCTGGCCGACAACGGCACCCATTGCCGGATTTACGCGCCTGTGGGCACTCACAAGGACCTGCTGGCCTATCTCGTGCGGCGGCTACTGGAGAACGGGGCGAACTCGTCCTTCGTGAACCAGATCGTGGATGAGAGCGTGCCGCCCGAGATGGTTGCTGCCTGTCCTTTCGAGGCGTGGGACGGCACGCGGGCAAGCATTCCGACCGGGCCGGAGGTGTTTCCGGGCCGGAAGAACTCTCGCGGGTTCGACCTGAGCGATGTGGGCACGTTGGAGCAGGTGGGCGCGGCGATTGCCGGGGCCAAGCCGGTGGGGCCGGTCGCCGATGCCAGTGCCGAGAAGGTCGAGGCGGCCCTGGGCACCGCGCGCGCGTGGGATGCGCCGGTGGCCGAGCGGGCCGAGGTGCTGCGCCGTGCGGCGGATCTGTATGAGCGGGATTACGGGGCGCTTTTTGCGGTGCTCATCGAAGAAGCGGGCAAGACGCTGCCGGATGCGGTGGGCGAGCTGCGCGAGGCGGTGGACTTTTTGCGGTATTACGCGGGCGAGGCGGTGGAGGCCGAGGCGCGGGGCGTTTTTGCCTGCATCAGCCCCTGGAACTTTCCGCTGGCGATTTTCACCGGGCAGGTGGCGGCGGCGCTGGCCTCGGGCAACGGAGTTCTGGCCAAGCCCGCCGAGCAGACGCCCCGGATTGCGGCGGCGGCGGTGGACTTGCTGCACGAGGCCGGGGTGCCTGCGGAGGTGCTTCAGCTGGTGCCCGGCGACGGGGCCGTGGTGGGCGCGGCGATCACCTCTGACGCCCGTGTAAGCGGCGTGGCCTTCACCGGCTCCACCGCCACGGCCAAGGCGATTGCGCGGGCGATGGCCAAGGGCATGGCACCGGGCACGCCGCTGATTGCCGAAACCGGCGGGCTGAACGCCATGATCGTCGACAGCACGGCTCTGCCGCAGCAGGCGGTGCGCGATGTGGTGGCCTCGGCCTTCCAATCTGCCGGGCAACGCTGTTCGGCGCTGCGCTGCCTTTACGTGCAGGAGGACGTGGCGGACAGCTTCATCGAGATGCTGACCGGCGCGATGGATGCGCTGGCGGTAGGCGACCCGGGGATGCTGCACACCGATGTGGGGCCGGTGATTGACGCCGAGGCGGCGGGAGAGATCCGCGCCTATGTGGAGGCAGCGAAGGCCGAGGGGCGGCTGGTGAAGCAGCTCGAAGCGCCGGATGGCAATTTCGTGGGGCCCGCGCTGATCGAGGTGGGCGGGATTGCCGACCTTGGCGGGCGTGAGGTGTTTGGGCCAGTGCTGCATGTGGCGCGGTTCAAGGCCGGGCAGATCCGGAAGGTGGTGCAGGATATCAACGCGCAGGGCTATGGGCTGACCTTTGGGCTGCATACGCGGATTGATACGCGGGTGCAGGTGGTGTCGGACGCGGTGGAGGCGGGCAATGTCTATGTGAACCGCAACCAGATCGGCGCGATCGTGGGCAGCCAGCCGTTTGGCGGCGAGGGTTTGTCGGGCACCGGGCCGAAGGCGGGCGGGCCGCATTATTTGCCGCGGTTCCGCAAGGGCGGCGCTGTGGAACGGCCAGCAGAGATGATCGAGATGCCCGGCCCGACGGGCGAGGCGAACCGGCTGCGGATGGTGCCGCGCGGTGGCGTTGTGTGCTGCGGGCCGGACACGCGCGCGCAAGTGGGGGCCGTTGAAGCGCTGGGCGGGCGCGCCGTGGTGGCGACGGTCGCGGAGGCGCTGGCGCGCGACGCACTGTCGGCGCTGCTGTTCTGGGGCGAGGAGGCGGAGGCGCGGGAGATTGCGGTGAAGCTGGCCGAGCGCGACGGGCCGGTGGTGGCGCTGGTGCGCGGGATGCCTGACGTGGGGCACGTGATGCATGAGCGGCACCTTTGCGTGGATACCACGGCGGCGGGAGGCAATGCGGCGCTGCTGGCGGCGGTGTCGGAATAG
- a CDS encoding TRAP transporter large permease, with protein MTPDLIAIAGFAALFAMILLRVPIGVAMGLVGVFGFAGITGLKPALNLLAQSPLRVVTDFNLTLIPFFVLMGVLATNSGMSSELFRAGQKWLGQFRGGLALSTIGACAGFAAICGSSVATAATMTKIALPEMRRENYPDHVSTGVIAAGGTLGILIPPSVVLAVYGFITEQDVGKLFIAGVVPGLLAVLMYMLTVRLAYGRILPASGTFALRPALAALKGIWAVLLLFIAIIGSIYMGVATATEAAAVGSLLTALIGIGRGKLSARALLNSLIEALRTSVAIYTILIGAILFGYFLAVTRAPQKVTEWLVSLDIGTYGTLAVILIAFVLLGCILDAMAMIILMVPIVFPVVTAMGFDPIWFGVIIVMTVELGLITPPVGMNVFVINSIAREVPLTKIFRGVTPFVLMDIARLVLLVAFPALVLWLPETMR; from the coding sequence ATGACCCCCGACCTCATCGCCATCGCAGGCTTCGCCGCCCTCTTCGCCATGATCCTCCTTCGGGTGCCCATCGGCGTGGCCATGGGGCTGGTCGGCGTCTTCGGCTTTGCCGGCATCACCGGCCTGAAACCCGCGCTCAACCTGCTGGCCCAGTCGCCGCTGCGCGTGGTGACCGACTTCAACCTCACCCTCATCCCCTTTTTCGTGCTGATGGGGGTGCTGGCCACCAACTCCGGCATGTCGTCAGAGCTGTTCCGGGCGGGCCAAAAGTGGCTCGGCCAGTTTCGCGGCGGCCTCGCGCTCTCCACCATCGGGGCCTGCGCGGGCTTCGCCGCGATCTGCGGCTCCTCGGTGGCCACGGCGGCGACCATGACCAAGATCGCCCTCCCCGAAATGCGTCGCGAGAACTACCCCGATCACGTCTCCACCGGCGTCATCGCCGCAGGCGGCACGCTGGGCATCCTCATCCCGCCCTCGGTGGTGCTCGCCGTCTACGGCTTCATCACCGAGCAGGACGTGGGCAAGCTCTTCATCGCGGGCGTCGTGCCGGGCCTGCTGGCGGTGCTGATGTACATGCTCACCGTGCGCCTCGCCTACGGCCGCATCCTGCCCGCCTCCGGTACCTTCGCGCTGCGCCCCGCGCTGGCCGCGCTCAAGGGCATCTGGGCGGTGCTGCTGCTCTTCATCGCCATCATCGGCTCGATCTACATGGGCGTGGCAACGGCGACAGAAGCCGCCGCCGTCGGCTCGCTGCTCACCGCCCTCATCGGCATCGGGCGTGGCAAGCTCTCGGCCCGCGCCTTGCTGAACTCGCTGATCGAAGCGCTGCGCACCTCGGTCGCCATCTACACCATCCTGATAGGCGCCATCCTCTTCGGCTACTTCCTCGCCGTCACCCGCGCGCCGCAGAAGGTGACCGAATGGCTGGTCAGCCTCGACATCGGCACCTACGGCACCCTCGCCGTGATCCTCATCGCCTTCGTGCTGCTCGGCTGCATCCTCGACGCGATGGCGATGATCATCCTCATGGTGCCCATCGTCTTCCCCGTCGTCACCGCGATGGGCTTCGACCCGATCTGGTTCGGCGTCATTATCGTGATGACGGTTGAGCTGGGGCTCATTACCCCGCCGGTGGGGATGAACGTCTTCGTCATCAACTCCATCGCCCGCGAAGTGCCGCTGACAAAGATCTTCCGGGGCGTCACCCCTTTCGTGCTGATGGACATCGCACGGCTCGTGCTACTGGTCGCCTTCCCGGCCCTGGTGCTCTGGCTGCCCGAAACGATGCGCTGA
- a CDS encoding TRAP transporter small permease — MQRALERFSHWVEIVAGVMMGFITLLVVVSAVTRYLFAWPLPDAFDLSRYLLGAAIMWGFACVGFRGSHIKVDLLAEALPTPVRRWLDALAWSVLLFFTALLAWKLLGRVTSAAGSGEATMDLRLPAWPLMALIWAGVAVSLATITARLLIILFGHGSLDHFDSAEEHVE; from the coding sequence ATGCAACGCGCCCTCGAGCGCTTTTCCCACTGGGTCGAGATCGTGGCCGGCGTGATGATGGGCTTCATCACCCTGCTCGTGGTGGTCTCCGCCGTCACCCGCTATCTCTTCGCCTGGCCCCTGCCCGATGCCTTCGACCTCTCGCGCTACCTTCTGGGGGCTGCGATCATGTGGGGCTTCGCCTGCGTCGGCTTTCGCGGCTCGCACATCAAGGTCGACCTGCTGGCCGAGGCCCTGCCCACCCCGGTGCGGCGCTGGCTCGATGCGCTCGCCTGGTCGGTGCTGCTCTTCTTCACGGCGCTTCTCGCGTGGAAGCTGCTGGGAAGGGTGACATCCGCGGCGGGCTCCGGCGAGGCCACGATGGACCTGCGCCTGCCCGCCTGGCCGCTGATGGCCCTGATCTGGGCCGGGGTGGCCGTGAGTCTCGCCACTATCACCGCCCGCCTGCTCATCATCCTCTTCGGCCACGGCTCGCTGGATCATTTCGACAGCGCCGAGGAGCATGTGGAATGA
- a CDS encoding TRAP transporter substrate-binding protein, with translation MKLKALLAGAALAALSTTTASAQEVTLRLAHWVPPTHPIQTLGIEPWVESLKEASGGRIDVQIFPAQQLGAAPDHYDMARDGIADISYTNPGYQAGRFPIYSLIEIPFHMDNAQRGAKAMHEWYAPIAEEEMKDVKFCLANPHDPGTFHSKEPILEPGDVNGLNVRPAHATMSRFVSMLGGGPVQVPAPEAREAIANGAADAMTFPWNSVWIFGIDSELKQHLDMPFYVSAQLLLINWDTYNGMPDDLKAVLDDHCTPEWSQKFSEGWAENEASGRDKALAEGSGHSVNVPTEEQVQMWKDAAAPLIDTWKSEAGDNAEAIYQGYLDALDANDARF, from the coding sequence ATGAAACTCAAAGCCCTGCTTGCAGGGGCGGCGCTCGCTGCCCTGAGCACCACCACCGCATCCGCGCAGGAGGTCACCCTGCGCCTCGCCCACTGGGTGCCGCCGACCCACCCGATCCAGACGCTGGGCATCGAACCCTGGGTCGAGTCCCTCAAGGAGGCCTCCGGCGGGCGGATCGACGTGCAGATCTTCCCCGCCCAGCAGCTCGGCGCCGCGCCCGACCACTATGACATGGCCCGCGACGGCATTGCCGACATTTCCTACACCAACCCGGGCTACCAGGCCGGGCGCTTCCCGATCTACTCACTGATCGAGATCCCCTTCCACATGGACAACGCCCAGCGCGGCGCAAAAGCCATGCACGAGTGGTATGCGCCGATCGCCGAGGAAGAGATGAAGGACGTCAAGTTCTGCCTCGCCAACCCGCATGATCCCGGCACCTTCCACTCCAAGGAGCCGATCCTCGAGCCCGGTGACGTGAACGGCCTCAACGTGCGCCCTGCCCACGCCACCATGTCCCGCTTTGTTTCCATGCTCGGCGGCGGCCCGGTGCAGGTGCCCGCCCCCGAGGCCCGCGAGGCCATCGCCAACGGCGCGGCAGATGCCATGACCTTCCCGTGGAACTCGGTCTGGATCTTCGGCATCGACAGCGAGCTGAAGCAGCACCTCGACATGCCTTTCTACGTCTCCGCCCAGCTCCTGCTGATCAACTGGGACACCTACAACGGCATGCCCGACGACCTGAAGGCGGTGCTCGACGATCACTGCACGCCGGAGTGGAGCCAGAAGTTCTCCGAAGGCTGGGCCGAAAACGAGGCCTCTGGCCGCGACAAGGCCCTGGCCGAAGGGTCTGGCCACTCCGTGAACGTGCCGACCGAGGAGCAGGTGCAGATGTGGAAAGACGCCGCCGCGCCGCTGATCGACACCTGGAAATCCGAGGCGGGCGATAATGCCGAGGCGATCTACCAGGGCTACCTCGACGCGCTCGACGCCAACGACGCGCGCTTCTGA
- a CDS encoding MurR/RpiR family transcriptional regulator — MYRKEQPLHPKPLIRDLLKEKQAELTAAERKLSAVLLDDSLVAGLQSITRLAEAAEVSTPTIIRLARKLGFDGFPDLQDAIREEIAARMKRPLAKLEVGPRPGDHIIARFTEAVAANINRTLDRLDLATFDAVAALLSDPARRLHLLGGRITRSNAHYFFNHLQIIRPGVTLLDSSPSVWPQALLDMGPEAVLVVFDIRRYERELEKLAGLAVEAGAEVVLFTDAWGSPIERHAAHVFRAMVEVPSAWDSTLAINLLIEALVAEVQTRAARSSAERISTLEGMIGASKIFRG; from the coding sequence ATGTACCGAAAGGAACAACCTCTGCACCCGAAGCCGCTGATCCGTGACCTGCTGAAGGAAAAACAGGCAGAGCTGACCGCCGCCGAACGCAAGCTCTCTGCGGTGCTGCTCGATGATTCCCTCGTCGCCGGGCTCCAGTCGATCACCCGGCTGGCCGAGGCGGCGGAGGTATCCACCCCCACCATCATTCGCCTCGCCCGCAAACTCGGGTTCGATGGCTTCCCAGACCTGCAAGACGCCATCCGCGAAGAAATCGCCGCCCGGATGAAGCGCCCGCTGGCCAAGCTCGAAGTCGGGCCCCGCCCGGGCGATCACATCATCGCCCGCTTCACCGAGGCCGTGGCCGCCAACATCAACCGCACCCTCGACCGGCTCGACCTTGCCACCTTCGATGCCGTCGCCGCCCTGCTCTCCGACCCGGCCCGCCGCCTGCATCTGCTCGGCGGTCGGATCACCCGCTCCAACGCGCATTACTTTTTCAACCACCTGCAAATCATCCGCCCCGGCGTGACCCTGCTCGACAGTTCGCCCTCCGTCTGGCCGCAGGCCCTGCTCGATATGGGCCCCGAGGCGGTACTGGTGGTCTTCGATATCCGCCGCTACGAGCGCGAGCTGGAAAAGCTGGCCGGCTTGGCGGTGGAAGCGGGCGCCGAAGTGGTGCTCTTCACCGACGCATGGGGCTCGCCGATCGAGCGTCACGCGGCCCACGTCTTCCGCGCGATGGTCGAGGTGCCCTCCGCATGGGATTCCACCCTCGCCATCAACCTGCTCATCGAAGCGCTGGTGGCAGAGGTGCAAACCCGCGCCGCCCGCTCTTCCGCCGAGCGGATTTCGACCCTCGAAGGCATGATCGGCGCCAGCAAGATCTTCCGGGGCTAG
- a CDS encoding N-formylglutamate amidohydrolase: protein MAENWEPVEVTRAEGRGPVVLVCEHASRDFPQPWGDLGLSPEAAESHAAWDIGALDVSRALAALLDSPLVSACASRLVYDLNRPLEADDAIPVQSEIYEVPGNAGLSPQERALRHRALHDPFHDRLAEVLDSRQRDALVTIHSFTPVYRGKRREVELGFLYHEDSRMAEAALEVEQAKGSYRAALNEPYAASDGVTYTLRKHGEARGLPSLMIEIRNDLIDTEARARDMAVHLMPALAAAIAAVAEDRQAAE from the coding sequence GTGGCCGAAAATTGGGAGCCGGTAGAGGTGACACGCGCCGAGGGGCGCGGGCCGGTGGTGCTGGTGTGCGAACATGCCAGCCGCGATTTTCCGCAGCCCTGGGGCGACCTTGGCCTGAGCCCGGAGGCCGCCGAAAGCCATGCGGCTTGGGATATTGGCGCGCTGGATGTGTCTCGGGCGCTGGCCGCGCTGCTCGACTCGCCCTTGGTTTCGGCCTGCGCATCGCGGTTGGTGTACGACCTGAACCGCCCGCTGGAAGCTGATGATGCGATTCCGGTGCAAAGCGAAATCTATGAGGTTCCGGGCAACGCCGGCCTCAGCCCGCAGGAGCGGGCGTTGCGGCATCGGGCGTTGCATGATCCGTTTCATGACCGGCTGGCCGAGGTGCTCGACAGCCGGCAGAGGGATGCTTTGGTGACGATCCACAGCTTCACCCCGGTGTATCGCGGCAAGCGGCGCGAGGTGGAACTGGGCTTTCTCTATCACGAGGATTCTCGCATGGCCGAGGCGGCGCTGGAAGTGGAGCAGGCCAAGGGCAGCTATCGCGCGGCGCTGAACGAACCCTATGCCGCCTCTGATGGCGTGACCTACACGCTGCGCAAGCATGGCGAGGCGCGGGGGCTGCCCTCGCTGATGATCGAAATCCGCAATGACCTGATCGACACCGAGGCCCGCGCCCGCGACATGGCGGTGCACCTGATGCCCGCGCTGGCCGCCGCGATTGCCGCCGTGGCGGAAGATCGGCAGGCGGCGGAATGA
- a CDS encoding TRAP transporter small permease subunit, whose amino-acid sequence MRALRGFVAVVDRFNYGLGRIMMWGIFALMGVLLWSTWTKFAGAPSLWTLEMAQFVMVGYYILGGPYAMQMGSNVRMDLFYGDFSPRRKAAFDAVTVLFLLTYLGILMWGGVESTMYAFQYGGERSSSVWRPYIWPIKVVMCIGIGLMILQSLSELAKDILFLRTGEPKRHDSQQEPGDAL is encoded by the coding sequence ATGAGGGCATTGCGCGGCTTCGTTGCGGTGGTGGACCGCTTCAACTACGGGCTTGGCCGGATCATGATGTGGGGCATCTTCGCGCTGATGGGCGTGTTGCTCTGGTCGACATGGACCAAGTTTGCCGGGGCCCCCTCGCTCTGGACGCTGGAAATGGCCCAGTTTGTGATGGTGGGCTACTACATCCTCGGCGGGCCCTACGCGATGCAGATGGGCTCCAACGTGCGGATGGACCTGTTTTACGGTGATTTCAGCCCGCGCCGGAAGGCGGCGTTTGATGCTGTTACCGTGCTGTTTTTGCTTACCTATCTCGGCATCCTGATGTGGGGCGGGGTGGAAAGCACGATGTATGCCTTCCAATATGGCGGCGAGCGGAGTTCGTCGGTTTGGCGGCCCTATATCTGGCCGATCAAGGTGGTGATGTGCATCGGGATCGGGCTGATGATCCTGCAATCGCTTTCGGAACTGGCGAAAGACATCCTTTTCCTGCGCACGGGCGAGCCCAAGCGCCATGACAGCCAGCAGGAGCCCGGCGATGCCCTATGA
- a CDS encoding TRAP transporter large permease subunit — protein MPYELIAILMFSTMMVMLFTGQRVFGAIGFVAVVAAVLLWGDRGGYDLGFAAAIKLMRWYPLLTLPMFIFMGYVMSESKIADDLYKMFHVWFGGISGGLAIGTIGLMVLISAMNGLSVAGMAIGATIALPELLKRNYDKIMVTGVIQAGSSLGILVPPSVVLVLYSMIARQPVGQLWLAGVVPGLMMAALFIIYIYIRCKANPALGPVLPKEERDAVPMAEKLRLLTAGILPVAIFAVMMVPFVTGYTSLVESSAIGALAALLAAVLKRRMSWPVFETCLRQTLGITCMFMWIILAALAFGAVFDGLGAVKAIESLFTEQLGLNPWVILILMQLSFLVMGTFLDDTAMLVIVAPLYVPLVGELGFNLIWYGVLYTITCQIAYMTPPFGYNLFLMRAMAPPEIGLKDIYRSIVPFVGVMAVALALVMAFPQIALWLPDLIYNN, from the coding sequence ATGCCCTATGAGTTGATCGCCATCCTGATGTTTTCGACCATGATGGTCATGCTCTTCACCGGGCAGCGGGTGTTTGGGGCCATCGGCTTTGTGGCCGTGGTGGCCGCCGTGCTGCTTTGGGGAGACAGGGGCGGCTATGACCTTGGCTTTGCCGCCGCGATCAAGCTGATGCGCTGGTATCCGCTGCTGACGCTGCCGATGTTCATCTTCATGGGCTACGTCATGAGCGAGTCCAAGATTGCCGATGACCTCTACAAGATGTTCCACGTCTGGTTTGGCGGCATCTCGGGTGGGTTGGCGATTGGCACCATCGGGCTGATGGTGCTGATTTCGGCGATGAACGGCCTCAGCGTGGCGGGCATGGCGATTGGCGCGACGATCGCGCTGCCGGAGCTGCTGAAACGGAACTACGACAAGATCATGGTGACGGGGGTCATTCAGGCCGGGTCGTCGCTTGGGATATTGGTGCCGCCCTCGGTGGTGCTGGTGCTTTACTCGATGATCGCGCGGCAACCGGTGGGCCAGCTCTGGCTGGCGGGCGTGGTGCCGGGGCTGATGATGGCGGCGCTGTTCATCATTTACATCTACATTCGCTGCAAGGCGAACCCGGCGCTGGGCCCGGTGCTGCCCAAGGAAGAGCGCGACGCGGTGCCGATGGCCGAAAAGCTGCGGCTGCTGACGGCGGGGATTTTGCCGGTGGCGATCTTCGCGGTGATGATGGTGCCTTTTGTCACCGGCTACACATCGCTGGTGGAAAGCTCGGCGATCGGCGCACTGGCGGCCCTGCTGGCGGCGGTGCTGAAGCGGCGGATGAGCTGGCCGGTGTTTGAAACCTGTCTGCGCCAGACGCTGGGCATTACCTGCATGTTCATGTGGATCATCCTCGCGGCGCTCGCCTTTGGCGCGGTGTTCGACGGGCTGGGCGCTGTGAAGGCGATTGAGAGCCTCTTCACCGAGCAACTCGGGCTGAACCCATGGGTGATCCTGATCCTGATGCAGCTGAGCTTCCTGGTGATGGGCACTTTCCTTGATGACACGGCGATGCTGGTGATCGTTGCGCCGCTTTACGTGCCGCTGGTGGGTGAGCTTGGCTTCAACCTCATCTGGTATGGGGTGCTCTACACGATCACTTGCCAGATCGCCTATATGACCCCGCCCTTCGGCTATAACCTCTTCCTGATGCGGGCGATGGCGCCGCCGGAGATCGGGTTGAAAGACATCTACCGCTCCATCGTGCCCTTCGTCGGCGTGATGGCCGTGGCGCTGGCCCTTGTGATGGCCTTTCCGCAGATCGCGCTGTGGCTGCCGGACCTGATTTACAACAACTGA
- a CDS encoding TRAP transporter substrate-binding protein, giving the protein MTSRRTFLKGAAIAAPAALATPAIVRAQTAIKWRWQTYAGAALGEHVTKPMVDYINNAANGELEIELFYADQIVPTGELFQALQRGTIDAVHSDDDSMASPTPLRQFGGYFPFATKHILDVPVLFNQYGLKEIWEEEYAKVGVKWLGAAGQDPCNFNTKKEIKSVADLDGLKLYTFPTAGRFLSQFGVVPMNIPYEDAEVAVQTGELDGMAWSGITEDYTVGWANVTDYFLTNNISGAWIGSYFVNQERWAELPEHLKTLVMAGVEAGHTYRNQWYWGGEAKLRATGDKLELRTVPAEEWAEVENAAKAFWEEIAEEGEIQQKIVGIFKEYNSVINQAGPPYTNG; this is encoded by the coding sequence ATGACTTCGAGAAGAACCTTCCTCAAGGGCGCGGCGATTGCCGCCCCCGCCGCGCTGGCCACCCCGGCCATCGTGCGTGCGCAGACGGCGATCAAGTGGCGCTGGCAGACCTATGCGGGTGCCGCGCTGGGTGAGCATGTGACCAAGCCGATGGTCGATTACATCAACAACGCGGCCAATGGCGAGCTGGAGATTGAGCTGTTCTACGCCGACCAGATCGTGCCCACGGGCGAGCTGTTTCAGGCGCTTCAGCGCGGCACCATCGACGCGGTGCACTCGGATGATGACTCGATGGCATCGCCCACGCCGCTGCGCCAGTTTGGCGGCTACTTCCCCTTTGCGACCAAGCACATCCTCGACGTGCCGGTGCTGTTCAACCAGTACGGCCTCAAGGAGATCTGGGAAGAGGAATACGCCAAGGTTGGTGTGAAGTGGCTTGGGGCTGCCGGGCAGGATCCGTGCAACTTCAACACCAAGAAAGAGATCAAATCGGTCGCCGATCTTGATGGGCTGAAGCTTTACACCTTCCCCACCGCCGGGCGGTTCCTGTCGCAGTTCGGCGTGGTGCCGATGAACATTCCTTACGAGGATGCGGAAGTTGCGGTGCAGACTGGTGAGCTGGACGGCATGGCATGGTCGGGGATCACGGAAGATTACACCGTGGGCTGGGCCAATGTGACCGACTACTTCCTGACCAACAACATCTCGGGTGCGTGGATCGGCTCCTACTTCGTGAACCAAGAGCGCTGGGCCGAGCTGCCTGAGCACCTGAAGACCCTCGTGATGGCGGGCGTCGAAGCGGGCCACACCTACCGCAACCAGTGGTACTGGGGCGGCGAGGCCAAGCTGCGCGCCACCGGCGACAAGCTGGAGCTGCGCACCGTGCCGGCGGAAGAGTGGGCCGAGGTGGAAAATGCCGCCAAGGCATTCTGGGAAGAGATTGCCGAGGAAGGCGAGATCCAGCAGAAGATCGTTGGCATCTTCAAGGAATACAACTCCGTCATCAATCAGGCTGGCCCGCCCTACACCAACGGCTGA